A single genomic interval of Nocardioides nitrophenolicus harbors:
- a CDS encoding response regulator transcription factor, whose protein sequence is MSEPVRVVVVDDQELFRRGLTMLLGIEDGIEVVGEASNGIDGVSLVVSSVPDVVLLDVRMPKQSGIEACVAIKEAVPMTKIIMLTVSDDEADLYEAVKSGASGYLLKDSSIEEVAQGIRVVADGQSLISPSMAAKLIDEFKTMSKPDRNAGPALKLTERELEVLRFVARGLSNRDVAAQLAISENTVKNHVRNILEKLQLHSRMEAVMYAVRAKLVELE, encoded by the coding sequence GTGAGCGAGCCGGTACGTGTGGTGGTCGTCGACGACCAGGAGCTGTTCCGGCGTGGGCTGACCATGCTGCTCGGCATCGAGGACGGCATCGAGGTCGTCGGCGAAGCCAGCAACGGCATCGACGGCGTGAGCCTCGTGGTCAGCAGCGTGCCCGACGTGGTGCTGCTGGACGTGCGGATGCCGAAGCAGTCCGGGATCGAGGCGTGCGTCGCGATCAAGGAGGCGGTCCCGATGACGAAGATCATCATGCTGACCGTCTCCGACGACGAGGCCGACCTCTACGAGGCCGTCAAGAGCGGTGCCTCGGGCTACCTCCTCAAGGACTCGTCCATCGAGGAGGTGGCCCAGGGCATCCGCGTCGTCGCCGACGGCCAGTCGCTGATCAGCCCGTCGATGGCGGCCAAGCTGATCGACGAGTTCAAGACGATGTCCAAGCCCGACCGCAACGCCGGCCCCGCGCTCAAGCTCACCGAGCGCGAGCTGGAGGTGCTCCGGTTCGTCGCCCGGGGGCTGAGCAACCGCGACGTGGCCGCGCAGCTCGCGATCAGCGAGAACACGGTCAAGAACCACGTGCGCAACATCCTCGAGAAGCTGCAGCTGCACTCGCGGATGGAGGCGGTCATGTACGCCGTGCGGGCCAAGCTGGTCGAGCTGGAGTAG
- a CDS encoding winged helix-turn-helix domain-containing protein → MPTTQSLSLAQARRIALAAQGFLDPAHAAPTLRTFDRTLARTGVLQVDSVNVLQRAHFMPLYSRMGPYDVGLLQRAASGRARRVVEYWAHVQAFMPVELWPAMRHRMDDYRARRGKWFTVEEGDELEKALLAEITDRGASTARELDDGLPRTKDHWGWNWSRTRRMLDYLYMTGELAISGRNSQFEIRYDLPERVLPAAVLEQPALSRTDAHVELVRRAARSHGVASANCLADYYRIRVGEARVAIDELVAAGELEPVAVQGWNRPAYLHREARLPRRVGARALLSPFDPVVWERDRAEALFDFFYRIEIYTPAERRVHGYYVLPFLLGDRIVGRVDLKADRVSGRLLVQSAWAEPHAPAETAAELAAELGRLAGWLGLAEVEVAPKGDLAPALIAELARS, encoded by the coding sequence GTGCCCACCACCCAGTCGCTGTCGCTCGCGCAGGCCCGCCGGATCGCGCTGGCCGCGCAGGGCTTCCTGGATCCCGCTCACGCGGCGCCGACGCTGCGCACCTTCGACCGCACCCTGGCCCGCACCGGTGTGCTCCAGGTCGACAGCGTCAACGTGCTGCAGCGCGCCCACTTCATGCCGCTCTACTCCCGGATGGGTCCCTACGACGTCGGCCTGCTCCAGCGGGCGGCGAGTGGGCGCGCGCGGCGGGTGGTGGAGTACTGGGCGCACGTGCAGGCGTTCATGCCGGTCGAGCTGTGGCCGGCCATGCGCCACCGGATGGACGACTACCGCGCGCGGCGCGGCAAGTGGTTCACCGTCGAGGAGGGCGACGAGCTGGAGAAGGCGCTGCTCGCCGAGATCACCGACCGCGGGGCGAGCACGGCCCGCGAGCTCGACGACGGGCTGCCGCGCACGAAGGACCACTGGGGCTGGAACTGGTCGCGCACCCGCCGGATGCTCGACTACCTCTACATGACCGGCGAGCTGGCCATCTCCGGGCGCAACAGCCAGTTCGAGATCCGCTACGACCTGCCCGAGCGCGTGCTTCCGGCCGCGGTCCTGGAGCAGCCGGCGCTGAGCCGGACGGACGCCCACGTCGAGCTCGTACGTCGAGCGGCCCGGTCCCACGGCGTGGCGTCGGCCAACTGCCTGGCCGACTACTACCGGATCCGGGTCGGGGAGGCCCGGGTCGCGATCGACGAGCTGGTCGCGGCCGGTGAGCTGGAGCCGGTCGCGGTGCAGGGCTGGAACCGGCCGGCGTACCTGCACCGCGAGGCGCGGCTGCCGCGGCGGGTGGGGGCGCGGGCGCTGCTCAGCCCGTTCGACCCGGTGGTGTGGGAGCGGGACCGGGCCGAGGCGCTGTTCGACTTCTTCTACCGGATCGAGATCTACACCCCGGCGGAGCGGCGGGTGCACGGCTACTACGTGCTGCCGTTCCTGCTGGGCGACCGGATCGTGGGGCGGGTCGACCTCAAGGCCGACCGGGTGAGCGGGCGGCTGCTGGTGCAGTCGGCGTGGGCCGAGCCGCACGCGCCGGCCGAGACCGCGGCCGAGCTGGCCGCCGAGCTCGGCCGGCTGGCCGGCTGGCTGGGGCTGGCCGAGGTCGAGGTCGCCCCGAAGGGCGACCTCGCCCCGGCCCTGATCGCCGAGCTCGCCCGGAGCTAG
- a CDS encoding MFS transporter: protein MTTINDRGANAAPDTGGSGRLWTPRLAAVLTVLVLVSEIIPVSAVLSGTALPAVAGRYATTQASWSMTIAFLTAAVAMPLVGKLADMYGKKRVLMGVVLVSLAGSVLSAVAGSFALFIIGRGLQGAIFSVAFLAYSLVRDLFPPRMVPFAVSVTMTGTGVVVVLQPFLAGWLIDNHGVPGVYWFLTVLTLVLGLAALLVVPESPVRSTDSRLDLVGALLLGCSVAAVLVGVSMGPQWGWTDLSTLGLLALGVVLFAVWLAQAGRATQPLIDLRQLRRPALLLSVVSSGLVYGVGATTSSFLAIMAMTPRALGQDYGFGMTASEYALFGVVNGIGIVVGGLVVGATARRTGAKVHMVAAAVLIALGCLLMGLGRGEQSLVLVGTAAVHLAIGLSGAAIPNLVIAAVPPESQVVSSSLAEVSRTLMGAVGTTLGFVILNGHVLAVLGGAPIYSGGGFLGALGMIAACSVVGGAAAVFLPRGLGRSAGTAD, encoded by the coding sequence ATGACGACGATCAACGACCGCGGCGCCAACGCCGCGCCCGACACGGGTGGCTCGGGCCGCCTCTGGACTCCCCGCCTCGCCGCCGTGCTCACCGTGCTGGTGCTCGTCTCCGAGATCATCCCGGTCTCCGCGGTGCTCTCCGGCACGGCGCTGCCGGCGGTCGCCGGGAGGTACGCCACCACGCAGGCCAGCTGGTCGATGACCATCGCGTTCCTGACCGCGGCCGTGGCGATGCCTCTCGTCGGCAAGCTCGCCGACATGTACGGAAAGAAGCGGGTGCTGATGGGCGTGGTGCTCGTCAGCCTCGCCGGCTCCGTGCTCTCGGCGGTCGCCGGCAGCTTCGCGCTGTTCATCATCGGCCGTGGCCTCCAGGGCGCGATCTTCTCGGTGGCCTTCTTGGCCTACTCCCTGGTCCGCGACCTCTTCCCGCCTCGGATGGTGCCGTTCGCGGTCAGCGTGACCATGACCGGCACCGGCGTCGTCGTGGTGCTCCAGCCCTTCCTCGCCGGCTGGCTGATCGACAACCACGGCGTGCCCGGCGTGTACTGGTTCCTCACGGTCCTGACTCTGGTCCTCGGGCTGGCCGCCCTGCTCGTCGTGCCCGAGTCGCCGGTGCGCTCGACCGACTCCCGCCTCGACCTGGTCGGCGCGCTCCTGCTCGGCTGCTCGGTGGCCGCGGTGCTCGTCGGCGTGAGCATGGGGCCGCAGTGGGGCTGGACCGACCTCTCCACCCTCGGCCTGCTCGCCCTCGGCGTCGTCCTGTTCGCCGTCTGGCTGGCTCAGGCCGGGCGCGCGACGCAGCCGCTCATCGACCTGCGTCAGCTGCGCCGTCCCGCCCTGCTGCTGAGCGTGGTCTCCTCCGGCCTCGTCTACGGTGTCGGCGCGACCACCAGCTCCTTCCTCGCCATCATGGCGATGACCCCCCGCGCCCTCGGCCAGGACTACGGCTTCGGCATGACCGCGAGCGAGTACGCGCTGTTCGGCGTCGTCAACGGGATCGGCATCGTCGTCGGTGGGCTGGTCGTCGGGGCGACCGCCCGGCGTACCGGCGCGAAGGTGCACATGGTCGCCGCCGCCGTGCTGATCGCGCTGGGCTGCCTGCTGATGGGCCTGGGACGTGGTGAGCAGTCACTGGTCCTGGTCGGCACCGCCGCCGTCCACCTGGCGATCGGCCTGTCCGGCGCCGCCATCCCGAACCTGGTCATCGCGGCGGTGCCGCCGGAGAGCCAGGTCGTCAGCTCCAGCCTCGCCGAGGTCAGCCGCACCCTGATGGGGGCGGTCGGCACCACCCTCGGCTTCGTGATCCTCAACGGCCACGTGCTCGCCGTTCTGGGCGGCGCGCCGATCTACTCCGGCGGTGGGTTCCTGGGCGCGCTCGGCATGATCGCGGCCTGCTCCGTCGTCGGTGGGGCCGCGGCCGTGTTCCTGCCCCGCGGGCTGGGCCGCTCGGCGGGTACGGCGGACTAG
- a CDS encoding flavin-dependent monooxygenase, with product MHVQHPVLDAIHADADRLRALETACVEERRLTDESAKILRESGVMRLLQPRRYGGHESTPQVFNAAMHDIARQSSSAGWVTGVVGVHSWHLGLYDDRAQREVWGEDPDTWISSSYSPAGTARPVPGGYELNGRWGFSSGSDHCGWVFVGAMVLDEDGARTGRMLHLLLPRGDYTIDDVWFTSGLAGTGSNDIVVEGAFVPRHRTHDVADLYAERYPGNEVNTAGLFRMPWYTVFVNAVVMPLVGMARRVHDEALAIHRGRLAVDPSKLPHPASLALVAEADGAVDTAYRILQANAVEAFEAVTDGGRVSLGTRQRTRRDHVAAVGLAVSAADKSYQVGGPRSIASSSPLQAVWRDVHAGQHHAVNVPDLANHEYGTYLLTGAPGTIY from the coding sequence ATGCACGTCCAGCACCCCGTCCTCGACGCCATCCACGCCGACGCCGACCGCCTCCGCGCCCTGGAAACCGCCTGCGTCGAGGAGCGTCGGCTCACCGACGAGTCCGCCAAGATCCTGCGCGAGTCCGGCGTCATGCGCCTCCTGCAGCCGCGGCGCTACGGCGGCCACGAGTCCACCCCACAGGTCTTCAACGCCGCGATGCACGACATCGCCCGGCAGTCCAGCTCGGCCGGCTGGGTGACCGGCGTGGTCGGCGTCCACTCCTGGCACCTCGGGCTCTACGACGACCGCGCCCAGCGCGAGGTGTGGGGCGAGGATCCCGACACCTGGATCAGCTCGTCGTACAGCCCGGCGGGGACGGCGCGGCCGGTGCCGGGCGGCTACGAGCTCAACGGTCGCTGGGGCTTCTCCTCGGGCAGCGACCACTGCGGCTGGGTCTTCGTCGGTGCGATGGTCCTCGACGAGGACGGCGCCCGCACCGGGCGGATGCTGCACCTGCTGCTCCCCCGCGGCGACTACACGATCGACGATGTCTGGTTCACGTCCGGCCTGGCCGGGACGGGCAGCAACGACATCGTCGTCGAGGGCGCGTTCGTGCCGCGGCACCGCACGCACGACGTCGCCGACCTGTACGCCGAGCGGTACCCCGGCAACGAGGTGAACACCGCCGGCCTGTTCCGGATGCCGTGGTACACGGTCTTCGTCAACGCCGTCGTCATGCCGCTGGTCGGCATGGCCCGCCGCGTGCACGACGAGGCCCTGGCGATCCACCGCGGCCGTCTCGCCGTCGACCCGAGCAAGCTGCCGCACCCGGCCTCGCTCGCGCTGGTCGCGGAGGCCGACGGCGCGGTGGACACGGCGTACCGGATCCTCCAGGCGAACGCCGTCGAGGCGTTCGAGGCCGTGACCGACGGCGGTCGCGTCTCCCTGGGCACCCGGCAACGGACCCGCCGCGACCATGTCGCGGCGGTCGGCCTGGCGGTCTCGGCGGCCGACAAGTCGTACCAGGTCGGAGGCCCTCGCTCCATCGCGTCGTCCAGTCCGCTCCAGGCGGTCTGGCGCGACGTCCATGCCGGCCAGCACCACGCCGTCAACGTGCCCGACCTCGCCAACCACGAGTACGGCACCTACCTGCTGACCGGAGCCCCCGGAACCATCTACTGA
- a CDS encoding alpha/beta fold hydrolase — MSLTYEATTRGPSASDGLHFHEAGAGVPLVLLHGSGPGVSGWSNFAANLPVLAGHFRTIVVDLPGFGASPDVDYDRPYPEIAAEHVVRLLDDLDIERAHLLGNSMGGWVALEAAASSPERIDRLVLMGPGGLYAPLHGPLLSEGARRLGEFLAEPTRAALEAWVETMVHDPATITPELLDERWANATAPRAIDRMRAVMASLALPGKAPLWARTGEIPHRTLVTWGRDDRMLPPDGAFFALRRMPRADLHVLGECGHWAQVERKHDFESLVIDFLTR, encoded by the coding sequence ATGAGTCTCACCTACGAGGCGACCACCCGCGGACCGTCGGCGAGCGACGGCCTCCACTTCCACGAGGCGGGCGCCGGCGTACCCCTGGTGCTGCTGCACGGCTCCGGGCCGGGTGTCTCCGGCTGGTCGAACTTCGCGGCCAACCTGCCCGTGCTCGCCGGCCACTTCCGGACGATCGTCGTCGACCTACCGGGCTTCGGCGCGAGCCCGGACGTCGACTACGACCGGCCGTATCCCGAGATCGCGGCGGAGCACGTCGTACGACTGCTCGACGACCTGGACATCGAGAGGGCCCACCTGCTCGGCAACTCGATGGGCGGCTGGGTCGCCCTGGAGGCCGCGGCGAGCAGTCCCGAGCGGATCGACCGGCTCGTGCTGATGGGCCCGGGCGGCCTCTACGCCCCGCTGCACGGGCCACTGCTGAGCGAGGGTGCCCGCCGGCTGGGCGAGTTCCTCGCCGAACCGACCCGCGCGGCGCTCGAGGCCTGGGTCGAGACGATGGTCCACGACCCGGCGACGATCACGCCCGAGCTCCTCGACGAGCGCTGGGCAAACGCCACCGCACCGCGGGCCATCGACCGGATGCGCGCCGTCATGGCCTCGCTCGCGCTGCCCGGAAAGGCGCCGCTGTGGGCCCGGACCGGCGAGATCCCCCACCGCACGCTCGTGACCTGGGGCCGCGACGACCGGATGCTGCCGCCCGACGGTGCCTTCTTCGCGCTGCGCCGGATGCCCCGGGCGGACCTCCATGTCCTGGGCGAGTGCGGCCACTGGGCACAGGTCGAGCGGAAGCACGACTTCGAGTCCCTCGTCATCGACTTCCTCACCCGCTGA
- a CDS encoding alpha/beta fold hydrolase, giving the protein MTLHFHDTGDGPPVVLLHGAGPGVSGWSNFGGNVPALSRHLRTIVVDQPGFGASPSRDFTGDYFTHAAAEVVALLDDLGIEQAHLVGNSLGGGTAARLALDHPDRVDRLVLMGPGGLTSRLVIPEPTVGHLRLYAFFADPTRERLAEFMRGMVHDPSLVTDAMIDERFEQSQQPGVAESFARFRASFTDPANAERVELWRYAERITQPSLVLWGREDLVNPYDGALFAIARMPDVRLHLMSRCGHWAQVERATEFNRLVVGFLLDADGVEGAA; this is encoded by the coding sequence GTGACCCTGCACTTCCACGACACCGGCGACGGTCCGCCGGTGGTGCTGCTCCATGGCGCCGGCCCCGGCGTCTCCGGCTGGTCCAACTTCGGCGGCAACGTGCCCGCGCTCTCCCGCCACCTGCGCACGATCGTCGTCGACCAGCCGGGCTTCGGGGCCAGTCCGAGCCGCGACTTCACCGGCGACTACTTCACCCACGCCGCCGCCGAGGTCGTCGCCCTGCTCGACGACCTCGGCATCGAGCAGGCGCACCTGGTCGGCAACTCCCTCGGCGGCGGTACGGCGGCCCGGCTCGCCCTCGACCACCCCGACCGGGTCGACCGGCTGGTGCTGATGGGCCCGGGCGGCCTGACCAGCCGGCTGGTCATCCCGGAGCCGACGGTCGGGCACCTGCGGCTCTACGCCTTCTTCGCCGACCCCACCCGCGAACGGCTCGCCGAGTTCATGCGCGGGATGGTCCACGACCCGTCGCTCGTCACCGACGCGATGATCGACGAGCGCTTCGAGCAGTCGCAGCAGCCCGGCGTCGCCGAGTCGTTCGCCCGGTTCCGGGCCAGCTTCACCGACCCCGCCAACGCCGAGCGCGTCGAGCTGTGGCGCTACGCCGAGCGGATCACGCAGCCGTCGCTGGTGCTCTGGGGCCGCGAGGACCTGGTGAACCCATACGACGGCGCGCTGTTCGCGATCGCCCGGATGCCCGACGTCCGGCTGCACCTGATGTCGCGCTGCGGCCACTGGGCTCAGGTCGAGCGGGCCACCGAGTTCAACCGCCTGGTCGTCGGCTTCCTGCTCGACGCCGACGGGGTCGAGGGAGCCGCATGA
- a CDS encoding acyl-CoA dehydrogenase family protein has translation MSATATAPLTTAEVLAGIDEVAPRLAELAPEAERLRRLPDESAALLRRTGLMRMLQPTAWGGAEAHPVDFIEATLANARSGCAAAGWVGGVVGLHPWELGVMSPQAQEDVWGQDQDTWIASPYVALGRARRVDGGFVLDGHWFFSSGSDHADWAHLGGLVVDEDGQPIPGSDHHFLVPKGDFEIVPDSWDTIGLRGSGSNDVVVRERFVPSHRVLEYATVVDGTAAAAVGKQDSPLYKMPWFVLFGNAISATVVGICEAALDATLAYQRDRSNVFGTRQSQDAFTLPSIGEAASDIRASRLQVIDNVRRVHEVLERGEVPTLAMRAEARRDQVRASWRAVAAVDQLFARAGGNSIRSDQALQRLWRDAHAGLNHAVNIPGGAYQAAALSQMGLDLEGAVL, from the coding sequence GTGAGTGCCACCGCGACGGCTCCCCTGACCACCGCCGAGGTGCTCGCCGGGATCGACGAGGTCGCGCCGCGGCTCGCCGAGCTCGCTCCCGAGGCCGAGCGGCTGCGTCGACTGCCGGACGAGTCCGCGGCGCTGCTGCGTCGTACCGGGCTGATGCGGATGCTGCAGCCCACGGCCTGGGGCGGCGCGGAGGCGCACCCGGTCGACTTCATCGAGGCGACGCTCGCCAACGCCCGCAGCGGCTGTGCCGCGGCCGGCTGGGTCGGCGGCGTGGTCGGCCTGCACCCGTGGGAGCTCGGCGTGATGTCGCCGCAGGCCCAGGAGGACGTGTGGGGGCAGGACCAGGACACCTGGATCGCCTCGCCGTACGTCGCCCTGGGCCGGGCCCGGCGCGTCGACGGCGGCTTCGTGCTCGACGGCCACTGGTTCTTCTCCTCGGGCAGCGACCACGCCGACTGGGCGCACCTGGGCGGCCTGGTCGTCGACGAGGACGGCCAGCCGATCCCCGGCAGCGACCACCACTTCCTGGTGCCCAAGGGCGACTTCGAGATCGTGCCGGACTCCTGGGACACGATCGGGCTGCGCGGCAGCGGGTCCAACGACGTGGTCGTGCGCGAGCGTTTCGTGCCGTCCCACCGGGTGCTGGAGTACGCCACCGTCGTCGACGGCACCGCCGCCGCGGCGGTCGGCAAGCAGGACAGCCCGCTCTACAAGATGCCGTGGTTCGTGCTCTTCGGGAACGCCATCTCCGCGACCGTGGTCGGCATCTGCGAGGCGGCGCTCGACGCGACCCTCGCCTACCAGCGCGACCGCTCCAATGTGTTCGGCACCCGGCAGAGCCAGGACGCCTTCACCCTGCCCAGCATCGGCGAGGCCGCCTCCGACATCCGGGCCAGCCGGCTGCAGGTGATCGACAACGTCCGCCGTGTCCACGAGGTGCTCGAGCGTGGCGAGGTCCCGACCCTGGCCATGCGCGCCGAGGCACGCCGCGACCAGGTGCGCGCTTCCTGGCGGGCGGTGGCCGCGGTCGACCAGCTGTTCGCCCGCGCCGGCGGCAACTCGATCCGCTCCGACCAGGCGCTGCAGCGGCTCTGGCGCGACGCCCACGCCGGGCTCAACCACGCGGTCAACATCCCCGGTGGTGCCTACCAGGCGGCCGCGCTCTCCCAGATGGGCCTCGACCTCGAGGGGGCCGTGCTGTGA
- a CDS encoding VOC family protein, whose product MRVHSLGYLVVSSTDIAAWRTFGTEILGMMRGREDDERQLWLRTDERCQRLVVEAADVDEVHAIGWELRSDLDLEGLIATFDEQGIGWERPEGLAARRGVEDLIRVADPAGYLLEFYWGMQVDPSGFASPAGVSGFVTGRSGLGHVVLAAAPFEESDAFYRRTLEFGLTDFAVMDGVRAHFLHTNERHHSLALIGAPKDAWFVRGGLIHLMVQLNTITDVGRALGRAEAAGCSFFETIGEHANDRMTSFYVNSPAGFPIEVGAGAIDIDPEGWTAVNLPAPDEWGHKILGADL is encoded by the coding sequence ATGCGTGTTCACTCGCTCGGCTACCTGGTCGTCAGCTCGACCGACATCGCCGCCTGGCGCACCTTCGGCACCGAGATCCTCGGCATGATGCGGGGCCGCGAGGACGACGAGCGCCAGCTGTGGCTGCGCACCGACGAACGCTGCCAGCGCCTGGTCGTCGAGGCCGCCGACGTCGACGAGGTCCATGCCATCGGGTGGGAGCTGCGCAGCGACCTCGACCTCGAGGGCCTGATCGCGACCTTCGACGAGCAGGGCATCGGCTGGGAGCGGCCCGAAGGCCTGGCCGCCCGCCGCGGCGTCGAGGACCTCATCCGCGTCGCCGACCCGGCGGGCTACCTACTGGAGTTCTACTGGGGCATGCAGGTGGACCCGTCGGGGTTCGCCTCGCCGGCCGGCGTCAGCGGCTTCGTGACCGGCCGCAGCGGCCTCGGCCACGTCGTGCTCGCGGCCGCACCGTTCGAGGAGTCCGACGCCTTCTACCGCCGCACGCTGGAGTTCGGGCTGACCGACTTCGCGGTGATGGACGGCGTCCGCGCACACTTCCTCCACACCAACGAGCGCCACCACAGCCTGGCGCTGATCGGTGCGCCCAAGGACGCCTGGTTCGTCCGCGGCGGGCTGATCCACCTGATGGTCCAGCTCAACACGATCACCGACGTCGGCCGCGCGCTCGGCCGGGCCGAGGCCGCGGGCTGCTCCTTCTTCGAGACCATCGGCGAGCACGCCAACGACCGGATGACCTCCTTCTACGTCAACTCCCCCGCCGGGTTCCCGATCGAGGTCGGCGCCGGGGCGATCGACATCGACCCCGAGGGCTGGACGGCCGTCAACCTCCCCGCGCCCGACGAGTGGGGCCACAAGATCCTGGGGGCGGACCTGTGA
- a CDS encoding flavin reductase family protein — protein MGAFASGVTVITGLDSTGPVGFTCQSFASVSLEPPLVLFCVRSESESWVRLRDTGWFTANVLGHRQEEMCRRFAAPTQYRLEGSGWQRSVIGTPSLPGVLARVHARIDRHVDAGDHVVVVGRVEALDGPYDGRPLLFYRGGFGLTDAVEPIDLRCGWE, from the coding sequence ATGGGCGCTTTCGCCAGTGGCGTCACGGTCATCACCGGCCTTGACTCCACCGGCCCTGTGGGCTTCACCTGCCAGTCCTTCGCCTCGGTCTCGCTGGAGCCTCCGCTGGTGCTCTTCTGCGTGCGGAGCGAGAGCGAGAGCTGGGTCCGGCTGCGCGACACCGGCTGGTTCACTGCCAACGTTCTGGGGCACCGTCAGGAAGAAATGTGTAGACGATTTGCGGCACCTACCCAGTACCGTCTCGAGGGCTCGGGCTGGCAGCGCTCGGTGATCGGGACACCCTCGCTGCCCGGGGTGCTCGCGCGGGTCCACGCGCGCATCGACCGCCACGTCGACGCCGGCGACCACGTCGTCGTCGTGGGCCGGGTCGAGGCGCTCGACGGTCCGTACGACGGCCGGCCGCTGCTCTTCTACCGCGGCGGCTTCGGGCTGACCGACGCCGTCGAGCCGATCGACCTCCGCTGCGGATGGGAGTGA
- a CDS encoding FadR/GntR family transcriptional regulator, with product MGEAKTRPSSFSRLAVQVADDLRMQILTGDLADGEELPAEEELRERYPVSRPTLREAMRVLEAEGLLSVRRGAHGGAVVHKPTTDLVAYSLGLVLAAQGEQTADLWSAVTELESACAAGCATRPDRETTIVPTLTYLLDRADAVIHDLTELARLAAMMHDAVIDMCGNASLSVATTALKTLYVSHGSRIRPDGSPIGVIDVASRRRLLGMHRDLVAQIKAGDAAAARSASLAMMHFLWDSGAAGPDEKVIRGSVVRTQFTEGVNRRRR from the coding sequence GTGGGCGAGGCGAAGACGCGGCCGAGCAGCTTCTCGCGGCTGGCCGTGCAGGTCGCCGACGACCTCCGGATGCAGATCCTCACCGGCGACCTGGCGGACGGCGAGGAGCTGCCCGCCGAGGAGGAGCTGCGCGAGCGCTATCCCGTCAGCCGGCCGACGCTGCGTGAGGCGATGCGCGTCCTCGAGGCCGAGGGGCTGCTGTCGGTACGCCGGGGCGCGCACGGTGGCGCCGTCGTCCACAAGCCGACGACGGACCTGGTGGCGTACTCACTGGGCCTGGTGCTCGCCGCCCAGGGTGAGCAGACCGCGGACCTGTGGTCGGCGGTGACCGAGCTGGAGTCGGCCTGTGCGGCGGGCTGTGCGACCCGGCCGGACCGTGAGACCACCATCGTGCCGACGTTGACCTACCTGCTGGACCGGGCCGACGCGGTGATCCACGACCTCACCGAGCTGGCGCGGCTGGCGGCGATGATGCACGACGCCGTCATCGACATGTGCGGCAACGCCTCGCTGAGCGTCGCGACGACAGCGCTGAAGACGCTCTACGTCTCCCACGGGAGCCGGATCAGGCCCGACGGCTCGCCGATCGGCGTGATCGACGTCGCGTCGCGGCGGCGGCTGCTGGGGATGCACCGTGACCTCGTCGCGCAGATCAAGGCCGGCGACGCCGCCGCCGCGCGGTCGGCGTCGCTGGCGATGATGCACTTCCTGTGGGACTCGGGTGCGGCGGGACCCGACGAGAAGGTGATCCGGGGCTCGGTGGTGCGGACCCAGTTCACCGAAGGGGTCAACCGGCGGCGCCGCTAG
- the fdxA gene encoding ferredoxin, whose product MTYVISPSCVDVKDRACVEECPVDCIYEGARMLYVHPDECVDCGACEPVCPVEAIYYEDDLPDSEQEFLAVNAGFFDDLGSPGGAARVDVADRDHPLVAALPVAG is encoded by the coding sequence ATGACCTACGTCATCTCCCCGTCCTGCGTCGACGTCAAGGACCGCGCCTGCGTCGAGGAGTGCCCGGTCGACTGCATCTACGAGGGCGCCCGGATGCTCTACGTCCACCCGGACGAGTGCGTCGACTGCGGCGCCTGCGAGCCGGTCTGCCCGGTCGAGGCGATCTACTACGAGGACGACCTGCCCGACTCCGAGCAGGAGTTCCTGGCCGTCAACGCGGGATTCTTCGACGACCTCGGCTCCCCGGGCGGTGCCGCCCGGGTCGACGTCGCCGACCGGGACCATCCGCTCGTCGCGGCGCTGCCGGTGGCGGGTTGA
- a CDS encoding 4Fe-4S dicluster domain-containing protein, protein MSAGSPTPAGRVSRGTLVIDTERCKGCELCIAACPPSVLEMSSEVNEMGYRFPVLHAGCTGCTACQMVCPDYVFDVYRFKKERPTEEASP, encoded by the coding sequence GTGAGCGCCGGCTCCCCGACCCCCGCCGGGCGGGTCAGCCGCGGGACCCTGGTCATCGACACCGAGCGCTGCAAGGGCTGCGAGCTGTGCATCGCCGCCTGCCCGCCCTCGGTGCTGGAGATGTCGAGCGAGGTCAACGAGATGGGCTATCGCTTCCCGGTGCTCCACGCCGGCTGCACCGGCTGCACCGCCTGCCAGATGGTCTGCCCCGACTACGTGTTCGACGTCTACCGGTTCAAGAAGGAGCGCCCCACCGAGGAGGCCTCGCCATGA